The genomic segment GCAAACCGTAATCGCGCAAAATCAGAAATGGTTCGCGATAAAATCGTCGAAGCGACTGCCAATGAGAATATCGATATTATCGACCTCGACCTGGCCTCAAGAGAATCTATTGAAAACTGCGCTAAGACATTTCTCGAAGTCTACCCATCACTCGATATTCTCATCAATAATGCGGGCCTGATGAGCAACGAGCAGGTTATTACAGCCGATGGTTTTGAGCTGCAGTTCGCCGTCAACGCATTGTCACCATTCCAGCTAACTCTGGAACTATTACCCGCTCTTGATGCGGCCGCACCCAGCCAGGTAATCTTCGTTTCCTCCCTAATGCACAAGTTTGGCAAGCTGGACGTTGACAGCTTTCAAGGCTGGAATAAATACAGCAGCAGTGGCTCGTATGGTCAAAGCAAACTTGCGATGACCATGTTGGCGTGTGAACTTGCGGAACGATTGCGCAGTCGCGATATTTCGGTCAACTCACTGCATCCCGGAGCGGTCAACACCGGCATCTTGCACAACTACTCTGCTTTCTCGCAATTTTTCCTGAAGCTCTTTTTTACGTCACCAGAAAAGGGAGCAAAAACGTCTCTGCTCCTTGCAGGCATGAACCCTGCATC from the Candidatus Marimicrobium litorale genome contains:
- a CDS encoding SDR family oxidoreductase, with the protein product MKTILITGTTSGIGKVTALELASAGHRVVMANRNRAKSEMVRDKIVEATANENIDIIDLDLASRESIENCAKTFLEVYPSLDILINNAGLMSNEQVITADGFELQFAVNALSPFQLTLELLPALDAAAPSQVIFVSSLMHKFGKLDVDSFQGWNKYSSSGSYGQSKLAMTMLACELAERLRSRDISVNSLHPGAVNTGILHNYSAFSQFFLKLFFTSPEKGAKTSLLLAGMNPASMPTGEYFDRGKKGKAHKLTTDASARKKLWEECCECLGRTANLG